In the genome of Stomoxys calcitrans chromosome 4, idStoCalc2.1, whole genome shotgun sequence, the window aaattaaatactaaatattttgttttccttttagtCCTTTCAGGCTTTTTTACTTACACTGTATACCCCACCATTCGAACTGGCTGGTGAGACACAAGCCGACTTGGGCTCCTGCAAGGCATCCAACGAAGCCACCACAGTGATATCCTCATTCATGGGTGACATTAGGCTGGTCTTGCGTGAAGTTTCATCGGTGGGTTCATCAGTGCACTCCAAAGCATCTATGGAGGCTGCTTCGGTGATGATGACAGCATGCGGGGTACACACCTCATCTTTGGAAGGACGACGAATATCCTCCACACTATGATATTGGCGTTTTGTATTGCTCAGATCTACATCCATGtcttcttcctcttcttctGGTTCTTTTACTTTTTCCTCTTCCACAGCCTCATTTGCAACCTCATCTTCTTCTAATTCCACTGTCTCATTGGCTTCCTCGACGGCAGTCTCCACAGTGACATCTTCCTCCAATTctatttcattttcattggcTGTCATCTCTATCATGTCCGTAAATTCATTGCCCACTGTCTCATACGAAGAAGTGGATGGAGAACTTTTGATGCTTAGGAGCAGCATGCCCCCCTGTTCGGGTGTTAGCCCTGCCTCGGCTTCCGATtcaccaaaacaattttcaTTTAGGGGCAAAGGTTCGATTTCTTCAAATTCCAAGACCACATTTTCACCAGCAATGGGGGAAGTGCTAGAATTTAGTTCCTGCTCTTCCTGCTCTGGGGGAGTTTTCAATTCTTGCTCATTATCCTCAGCTAACTTTTCATCTTCCTCGCTCTCACTAACTTCCAAGGCCTCCTCGGCTTCAAGGCCTCCTTCTACTGCGGCTGCATCCTCTACAACATCctggacttcttgaacttcgATCTCCTCATGCACAGATGCTACATCGCCCACACGCTGATCACATTCCTCATTTAAAGCGTTTTGTGCCTTTTCCTTTAGCATATTATCCATTTCTTCATCTTCCTCCACCATtagatcatcatcatcacaattGCCCGAATCCTTTTCCTCTTGAATGTGACCGCCCACATCATCATCGAAATCTATACCGGGATCCGATATATCCGAGAAATCATGATCATCAAAGACATCATTATCCATGTCATCAGCATCCATTTCAGTCTGACGACACATTTGTTTCTCGTTCATTTCGCCTTTGCGTTTATTCTCGGCCGAGATTTTTGCCATGGCCTTGGCATTCTTCTCCTTCTCCCTTTGGCGTACAATAGCCTCCACAGCCAACCATTCACTCATGGTAGTCTCATAATAATGTTTGCTGGTGTCATCCAATTTTTGGCGTTCTTCAATGGAAGAACCAAAGCTAGGAGCAGAAGAAATGAAAGAGAGACAAGGATGATTTGCTGTTTCTTTAGAAAGGTCGTAGGGCTTACCTATAATGTCCCAAAAGATATGGCCATACTTCATTGCGTATTTCATGTACCACTCCTCCGAAATAAACCAAACGAAATACTTCCTCATGACTGCTTATAACACCATCCTCATGCAAAGCCAtccatttttcttttgttaatcCCGATTCATTGACAGCCActggaaaagaagaaaaaaaattttacaatgaaGAATGACTGAaaaaagaagccgtaaggcagcATAAGATAGTGGGGTTAAGGGTGGTCTACTGAACATAGACGGACATCGTAAAACCACTGCCGACATAGGGAAAGTGGTATGGGGAAAATCGCGGATCTCGACGTCAATAAATTTCCGGGCCCGGACGGTacatcaacacttgtcctttgtaggtgttcttcgacgcttgcttaTCCACCACGTAACCTATTCAACCTTGCTAACCGTGCGAGAtttttcccggcgcgttggaaggttgcgaaagTCCAGCCCCAAAAATGGTGgacgaacaaccctgcgaattaccggtcAATTGCGATATGTTCCGCATTCTTCagggttatggagagtatggataaccatcatcttgtcagaaactagagtccaatggccttcttagtgatagacagtatgggttccgcagaaatcgctctacgggagacctaatggcatttttcaCGGAACGATAGAGTCGCTCTATCCAACAGTTTGGtaagagtaaggtcgtggctctggatatcccCAAGGCATTTAATAGGGCCTGgcacaataaaattttatcaaagcttgttaCTTTtggtcggtaataacttcgttcgactTATGTCGAGCTTTCTGAGAGAttgcactatacgagttgttctagatgggttctcatccgataGGTATATATTGAGCGCAGGTTTGCCACAAGGGTCTGTCCTTTCTCCTTCCCTTTtcgtacccaccaccgaaagatgggggtatattcattttgtcattccgtttgcaacacatcgaaatatccatttccgaccctataaatatattcttgatcagcgtaaaaatcttagacgatctagacacgtccgtccatctgtccgttaaaatcacactacagtctttaaaaatagaggcccataaaagccacatttaatatccaattttgctgaaatttgggacagtgagttgtgttaatcccttccatatatttcttcaatttggcccagatcggtccagatttggatatagctgccatatagaccgatctgccgatgtagggtcttaggcccataaaagccacatttattatccgattttgctgaaatttgggacagtgagttgtgttaagactctcgacatcattcttaaattgggaccagatcggtccagatttggatatagctgcgatatagaccgatccgtcgatatagggtcttaggcccataaaagccacatttattatccgattttgctgaaatttgggacagtgagttgtgttaagcccttcgacatatttcttcaattaggcccagatcggttcagatttggatatagctgccatatagatcgatcctccgctttagggtcttgggcccataaaagccacatttattatccgattttgctataattttagacagagagttgtgttaggcccttcgacatctttcttcagttaggcccagatcggttcagatttggatatagctgccatatagaccgatcctccgctttagggtcttgggcccataaaagccacatttattatccgattttgctataattttagacagagagttgtgttaggcccttcgacatctttctttaatttggcccagatcggttcagatttgcataaagctgccgtatagaccgatatctcgatttaaaattttggggccataagaagcgcatttattgtgcaatttccccggacagtgagttgtgttagggccttcgacatccttccttaatttggctcagatcggttgagatttggatatagctgccatatagaccgatctgccggattagggtcttaggcccataaaaaccacatttattgtccgatgtcgccgaaatttgagacagtgagttgtgttaaaactttcgacatcattcttcaatttggcccagatcggtccagatttggatatagctgtcatatagaccgatctctcgatttaagtttttggggccataaaaggcgcatttattgtgcgatttcgacgaaatttgggacaatgagttgtgttatgctcttcgacatttatctgcaacttggtccaagtcggtatagatttggatatagctgccctatacaccgatacctcgatttaaagtcttggcccaataaaaggcgcatttataatccgatttcactgaaatttgacacagagacttatgttaggcttttcgacatccgtgtcgtatatggttcagatcgttgtatttttaggtatagctactaaaaagatctaaattttgttttacacaattgaacaatgacttgttcttattttcacTGACGATCTATTaagtcagacttcgaatccagtctactcatttgccgatgacagtagtctgtgacattcatattcattcgaccacaggcccagtcctcaagaaattgtggacaggaggcacATTATGGATGaaacgctctcccaggatttgttggccattcccgagtggggtagaacgaacagagtagactttaacgcacagatgacgcagtgctgtttcttgtcgcACCAGCGATTCACTGACTTCcctacaatcgtcgatatctatcgacggtatagatattgagcagttagatgtttttgatgttctaggcatgaagatacaatgtgatgtccgttggtcaaaatacgtattcgaagtgtcgaaagaagcattcaagtgtttgggctttcttcaccacttctgatcttctcaatatctatactacctacatcaggccgaggatggaatataactctcatatatgggcaagagcttcaaaatcatccttggtcaagtgaccgggttcaacggagagcgatggtgttgattggggacagtagagtatccaactctattgctccTCTtaaacatcgtcggaatgtgggtagcgttgttttgctctatcgttattttcagggcgtgtgttccagggatattcgtcttcttatccctgacgttaggatgttcagcagcaatacaagacttgccaggaactcacacccattTGCAATGGATtagccagtcgaccgaaccatgcattacctagaaaatttatgtttcgcccgaaccattcttATGTGGAATCTTCTTCCGGCGAATATCTTTcacaccgacattgacgttcagcaATTTAAGAGGTATATCTGCGCGTTGGTTGCGTGAAAAAATGGTAGTATTTTGGAGAGTAAAACTGAGGAAAACTCAGTTCCGCAGGACTTACTTTCAACTGCAGACACATTCAGAAAGGATCTTCAGGTAATGCATTCCCAACAGGAAGATTATGCAATGAGAACTCGATATTAACGAATCCTTTAAGGTGGAGTGGAGAAGGGGATATGGGTAATACCCCAGTACCCTCGGCAATTCGTTGAGACTGCCAGTTCGGAAAACGATATTTTatgctgagatctgtttcatATCACAGGATATGCAATTTGAAGTCATGACAAAGAAAAAGATGATCTACTAGATCTACATGACATGAAGTATTTACTTGAATgtaatgtccgcctatgacgctgaacgtttgggttcgaatcctggcgaaaccatagaaaaatattttcagcggtggttttcccctcctaatgctggcaatatttgtgaggtactatgtcatgtaaaacttctctccaaagagatgtcgcactgtggcacgccgttcggactcggctttaaaaaaagaagcccccttattattgagcttaaaaacttgaatcggactgcactgtgagaagtttggctccgttccttagtggaatgtccatggtcaaaatttgcatttgcaatagacTCTGTGGTGTATAGTAttatattatatagtcggctcggCCCgaattttgtctttccttacatATTTCTTTGAAGgtctatataaattttatttggctTTATCAAGTACTTACAATCTGGTGTTATTCTTCCATTAACCAAGCCAGACAAATGCGTTCTAACCGTTGACAAATGGCGGCAATAGGCCAACCATCCATAAAATGCTCTCGATATGATTTGTCGTCTCATGGTGGAACAGACCAATTCTATGCTAGCCGTTTGGCTAGCTTGaatctgaaaacaaaaattaaaagcatTAGCTGCAGATAAGAAATCCCAGTTACATAAAATCCATGCCATACCAAAGGTGGGTCTACATTTATGCTCTGTTCCATGGATAAACTTTTACTAGAACAACCACTACTACCCGTAGTGGAACAGCTGCCTAAATGCTTGCGTCTGGGGCTGGTGCGTCCCAGCTCCAAAATGGGATGAGTAGCCACTAGAAGAATAGAAAAATTAGTTTaagatctcaaaaaaaaaaatgctggtTCACTCACAAAATTCTTCATGTTGACTTTTACTAACAACTCGGAAGACATAATCGATGGGTGTTTCATCAGCCGACTCCATAACCGAGGGCAAAATGCGTCGCCGTACACTCTTGGGCCAAGGGAACATTTTGCCAATACCTCTTTGCGACCACAATGGCGGATCCAATTGGCCATGGGGCAGCAATCCAGTCTCCAGGCAACTCAAAAACGATTGCATATGGCCACCTTCGGGAAAATGTATGGGTGGACGTTGAACCCCATCTTGACCCACTAGGATAACTGTGCCTCCCGTATCTTCACCACGATTTTGATGGCAATGAACATAGACAATTTCATCCACATTTATGTTAAGGGCATAGGTCCAGTATGAGCTGAGATCCTGGCCATCATTGTCAGTGTAGCCATTCATTAATTGATTGGGTGTCCATTTAATGGTTAGTGATTGCACATTCTGATGAAGACTTAAATAGCCAGGCATAGGCTCGCTGACATCTTTCTGTTTAGGCATATAAGAGAGAGCACAAAATTAAAGCCTACTTTTAGGAGTTCTCTTGGCCATACTTACAGGCAAAACCAAAACATTATTCTTGCCATACAATAGGGTGGTGCGAGAATTTTGATGCAATGACTCCACATAAtctttggcaacactggctgGAGAGCTGGCCTTAAAGGAACCACTGCTGGTATCCTCTGAACTGGTGTGCAAACTGCGCTTAAAATTAATTATGGGTCGATGACAGGTGGGTGGGGTGCGATTACCAGAACTAATGCGATGTCTTTGAACCTGTAGAAAACCAAAGGGATGTAAAGTAAAGAACTTTGGAAAAGCTAGATTCAAACTAGGAAAAGGTTTTTTGCTttaatgagaaaaaatttttttcttgattaTGAAGGATTTTTTCTTAGATGTTATTATAATACATTCCTAACTTTATAAtggaagacaaaaacaaaattttataggtAAAGATTCTTACTTCACTTAAAGAATGGAAATTTGAGCATGGTATattgttcgaatcctggcgagaacatcggacaaagcggtgtttatccctcttaatgttgacgacatttgcgaggaacagtgccatgcatggtcatttaaagaaTTTCCCccaagagttgtcgcactgcgggacgccgttcggactcggctataaataaaggtcccttatcattgagtttaaacttgaatcggaaaacactcattgatgtgtgagaatttgcccctttccggttcctggtggtaatgttcttccttagtgtaatgttctcattaggggagggatggcacatcagacatttcgactcaaatatggatataaaattcgtgctgcacttccaaatccctttaatttgagccctatattgccatggccggtaacagggccgtttggagggtgttttggggctggggcggccaccggcactatgcactaaaaatagatatcaaattcgttctttattcccaaaggaaatgaagttcagtttaggtggtgctttagggcgttccCAAAAcaattggctccaaaattggatatcaaatttctactctcaaatacctttcatttgagtcccatattgtcataatgggtcaaataacccatttgacgtatcattagaaggaaaagcgccgcctagacttgaacgcaaattaatgttcatttaagtcccatatagtcatggtcggctaatatgcccatttgggggtatttgggggtgggcgacctcccattacttggacctaatgtgttatgccatatttgttattTACTGTcttatactttttatttgagtcccatatttacatgaacttcaaatatatctgtttagaggagtttttggggttggtgggggcccgctgggtacttggacccaaattttaataacatattagTTTATtgatctctaatacctttcatttgataccctaattgtcccgatcggatcacttttgattttgggttatgtttttggcttaatggggagggtccgtcccccctcggataccgaaaaattatatagcctatgattcCTACCAGACCAACCCACGCAATATGccaacatttcgagaaaatcgggtcTGCCGTCCTTTAGTCTGTACAGAacaacaaaccgagtcccatatatccgtgatttgcTAATCtgtccattttgggcgtttttgtgcactagattcgttatctactcccgcatactgttcatttgatacccatattgtccttatcggtccacttttgattttgggtgttgttaAGACGAAATTATTGGAATAAGAAAAAATTGGACTTTCTTTTGTGCAGTAGGTTGTGCCAGTTACATAAATTTAAGCCCTACTTAAATCCTTATATTCAACTTTTGCATCCTTGActcaaaatcataacaaaaaatcttTTCCAGTAATCTTTTCCTATAAGCTTACCAATTCATCAGCCGGCGGATCTGACCAATAATGATCGGTTTTGGCTCGCGTAAATTCCAAAGCACATGGTCCAACCAGCAATGAACTCAGTATAGAACCATAATCAGGATCGGCGACCAGCGCATCACGATCATAGTAATTATTGGCATTGCTAACCAAATGCTCGATTATTTTCGATAAGCGTTTCTCATATAAAGCCACCCGTATCCACAGGTACCTAATTAAGACAATGAGtttagtaacaaaaaaaaatctattttttccCAATACTCACTTGATAACCGGTCCATTGGGGGGTGAACCTGTGGAAACGGTATTTATCGTTGTCACCGAACTACTGCTACCTTTGCTCAGAAGTTTAGGTTTTATAATGCTATCACTGCTCGAACAGGATCTTTTCCCTGCCACCGTCGAACTCTCAATGGCCACCTCAATTTCCAAGAGACGACGACTCACATAATCTGCCTCAGGGCAAGCCTTGGCGATTTTCTGTATTAAAGCTGTGGTGGAAGATGTTTTAAAGAGACCAAGAGCACGCCGTCGTAGACCATGACTGAGACAGGCCTCCACAGCACCGCATAGCGAGGTAATCGAACTGCTTTCTTCGTGTATGTATTTCTTGGTGACAGCCTCCTCCATGAGTTGTTTTACCTCCTTTTTAACGCAAGCTATAAGGCGTTCCTTTAGTTCGATTTCTGTAAAGACGGGAAAAGTTATATGTAATGAAGTTGGAGTATTAAAAATAGTTAGAAAGCTGAAATTCGGTTACGCACAGTGggttgacaaaaaaaaagggaaaatgtatatcatttaagaaaaaatagagAGGAATGGAAAGAGCTTCTTTAGATGGTTCGAGTGCCTATTGAAGGGATCCAGAGGTTGGTAATCTTAGCTATTCGAAAcgttttaaaggctcaagagcTTAAATGTGGAGATTCATATATATGTGTTGTTGCAGTTGtacccccatataaacaaattcccggatttgactttttgagcccctaaacgcctcaattttcatctaatttagcacaaatacttctgctatgactccaGTGttcataccaagtatgatccaaaatGGTTAAATACTGATTCTCCGATATGACTACTTGAGACAATAGCAACCGCAGCCAATtcttgatttcgttgttgtatAATAATTCTGATATCAACGAAGttaataaaggcaaatttttaacGGAAACCATGGACTGTTTTTTTCTCTGTCTTATCTCTGTCTTTTCCCTATCTAGTCTCGGTCTTCTCTCTATCTTGTTCTGTCTTCTCTCTATATTTTTCT includes:
- the LOC106080381 gene encoding small G protein signaling modulator 1 isoform X1, which gives rise to MNIMQTFGGGDGEIELKERLIACVKKEVKQLMEEAVTKKYIHEESSSITSLCGAVEACLSHGLRRRALGLFKTSSTTALIQKIAKACPEADYVSRRLLEIEVAIESSTVAGKRSCSSSDSIIKPKLLSKGSSSSVTTINTVSTGSPPNGPVIKYLWIRVALYEKRLSKIIEHLVSNANNYYDRDALVADPDYGSILSSLLVGPCALEFTRAKTDHYWSDPPADELVQRHRISSGNRTPPTCHRPIINFKRSLHTSSEDTSSGSFKASSPASVAKDYVESLHQNSRTTLLYGKNNVLVLPKDVSEPMPGYLSLHQNVQSLTIKWTPNQLMNGYTDNDGQDLSSYWTYALNINVDEIVYVHCHQNRGEDTGGTVILVGQDGVQRPPIHFPEGGHMQSFLSCLETGLLPHGQLDPPLWSQRGIGKMFPWPKSVRRRILPSVMESADETPIDYVFRVVSKSQHEEFLATHPILELGRTSPRRKHLGSCSTTGSSGCSSKSLSMEQSINVDPPLIQASQTASIELVCSTMRRQIISRAFYGWLAYCRHLSTVRTHLSGLVNGRITPDLAVNESGLTKEKWMALHEDGVISSHEEVFRLVYFGGVVHEIRNEVWPYLLGHYSFGSSIEERQKLDDTSKHYYETTMSEWLAVEAIVRQREKEKNAKAMAKISAENKRKGEMNEKQMCRQTEMDADDMDNDVFDDHDFSDISDPGIDFDDDVGGHIQEEKDSGNCDDDDLMVEEDEEMDNMLKEKAQNALNEECDQRVGDVASVHEEIEVQEVQDVVEDAAAVEGGLEAEEALEVSESEEDEKLAEDNEQELKTPPEQEEQELNSSTSPIAGENVVLEFEEIEPLPLNENCFGESEAEAGLTPEQGGMLLLSIKSSPSTSSYETVGNEFTDMIEMTANENEIELEEDVTVETAVEEANETVELEEDEVANEAVEEEKVKEPEEEEEDMDVDLSNTKRQYHSVEDIRRPSKDEVCTPHAVIITEAASIDALECTDEPTDETSRKTSLMSPMNEDITVVASLDALQEPKSACVSPASSNGGVYSYEFLENFALNLHRIEKDVQRCDRNYWYFANENLDKLRNVITTYVWEHLEVGYMQGMCDLVAPLLVIFDDEVMAYGCFCKLMERMIENFPNGGAMDMHFANMRSLIQILDSEMYDLMDSNGDYTHFYFCYRWFLLDFKRELVYDDVFATWEVIWAAKHVASGHFVLFLALALLETYRDIILSNSMDFTDVIKFFNEMAERHNAQSILQLSRSLVLQLQTIIENK
- the LOC106080381 gene encoding small G protein signaling modulator 1 isoform X2, coding for MMFPCAAEIELKERLIACVKKEVKQLMEEAVTKKYIHEESSSITSLCGAVEACLSHGLRRRALGLFKTSSTTALIQKIAKACPEADYVSRRLLEIEVAIESSTVAGKRSCSSSDSIIKPKLLSKGSSSSVTTINTVSTGSPPNGPVIKYLWIRVALYEKRLSKIIEHLVSNANNYYDRDALVADPDYGSILSSLLVGPCALEFTRAKTDHYWSDPPADELVQRHRISSGNRTPPTCHRPIINFKRSLHTSSEDTSSGSFKASSPASVAKDYVESLHQNSRTTLLYGKNNVLVLPKDVSEPMPGYLSLHQNVQSLTIKWTPNQLMNGYTDNDGQDLSSYWTYALNINVDEIVYVHCHQNRGEDTGGTVILVGQDGVQRPPIHFPEGGHMQSFLSCLETGLLPHGQLDPPLWSQRGIGKMFPWPKSVRRRILPSVMESADETPIDYVFRVVSKSQHEEFLATHPILELGRTSPRRKHLGSCSTTGSSGCSSKSLSMEQSINVDPPLIQASQTASIELVCSTMRRQIISRAFYGWLAYCRHLSTVRTHLSGLVNGRITPDLAVNESGLTKEKWMALHEDGVISSHEEVFRLVYFGGVVHEIRNEVWPYLLGHYSFGSSIEERQKLDDTSKHYYETTMSEWLAVEAIVRQREKEKNAKAMAKISAENKRKGEMNEKQMCRQTEMDADDMDNDVFDDHDFSDISDPGIDFDDDVGGHIQEEKDSGNCDDDDLMVEEDEEMDNMLKEKAQNALNEECDQRVGDVASVHEEIEVQEVQDVVEDAAAVEGGLEAEEALEVSESEEDEKLAEDNEQELKTPPEQEEQELNSSTSPIAGENVVLEFEEIEPLPLNENCFGESEAEAGLTPEQGGMLLLSIKSSPSTSSYETVGNEFTDMIEMTANENEIELEEDVTVETAVEEANETVELEEDEVANEAVEEEKVKEPEEEEEDMDVDLSNTKRQYHSVEDIRRPSKDEVCTPHAVIITEAASIDALECTDEPTDETSRKTSLMSPMNEDITVVASLDALQEPKSACVSPASSNGGVYSYEFLENFALNLHRIEKDVQRCDRNYWYFANENLDKLRNVITTYVWEHLEVGYMQGMCDLVAPLLVIFDDEVMAYGCFCKLMERMIENFPNGGAMDMHFANMRSLIQILDSEMYDLMDSNGDYTHFYFCYRWFLLDFKRELVYDDVFATWEVIWAAKHVASGHFVLFLALALLETYRDIILSNSMDFTDVIKFFNEMAERHNAQSILQLSRSLVLQLQTIIENK